The proteins below come from a single Beutenbergia cavernae DSM 12333 genomic window:
- a CDS encoding acyltransferase family protein encodes MSGERVWRADLEGLRAVAIGLVAVFHVWVGRVSGGVDVFLLISGFFVGGALLRRVSGVGVGGVGADDGTLHLGAYLARLARRLLPTMLVVLAAVVVGTALWLPRTRWSDVAGEVLASLGYAENWRLAFGGQAYGAADPTISPLQHVWSLSVQGQLFVALPLLLVALAWLTRRAGGGPHEVRRVVVGAAAALAAASFAYALVSVTRDQPFAYYDTGARAWEYLAGALVAALLTRWAPAGPIRFAAGWLGLAAVLAAGWVVDGGTSFPGVATLVPVLGAVALVVAGAGPGRPGGASRLLAWRPLAVAGGYAYEFYLWHWVVLVFALAAFDRDRMGWLAGSTVLLTSAVLAWLTRRVTTFAPRAVRAVAARHATGLTAPRPLLARAPALLAGTVALTLAGTGWFVYLDRERAASAGLEWDATSHPGALALVDPAVWPTPDGVQLLPDLLDAAGDLPATTTDGCVVGWDTVEPVACDYGDPESEQTLVLVGGSHTESFFPAFAAVAQERGLHIRTYLKVGCYMSEDETARLHDLSPYEACFTWRENVTRILETEHADDVVVSTSTRFVPDGPGDVVPGGFVDWFERLGDAGVTVLALRDNPVPQLGIPTCLEEHADAPEACAQPRAQLLSTPDPVSEAGLPANVRPVDLSAVFCTETTCPAVQGNVVVYRDDQHLTATYARTIAPALDDALGPALGWW; translated from the coding sequence ATGTCCGGTGAGCGAGTCTGGCGCGCCGATCTCGAAGGGCTCCGGGCCGTCGCGATCGGCCTGGTCGCCGTCTTCCACGTGTGGGTCGGACGGGTCTCCGGCGGCGTCGACGTCTTCCTCCTGATCTCCGGGTTCTTCGTGGGCGGGGCGCTCCTGCGCCGCGTCAGCGGCGTCGGCGTCGGCGGCGTCGGCGCGGACGACGGCACGCTCCACCTCGGCGCCTACCTCGCCCGGCTCGCGCGGCGGCTGCTGCCGACCATGCTCGTGGTGCTCGCCGCCGTCGTCGTCGGTACGGCGCTGTGGCTCCCGCGCACGCGCTGGTCCGATGTCGCCGGCGAGGTCCTCGCCTCGCTGGGGTACGCGGAGAACTGGCGGCTGGCGTTCGGCGGGCAGGCCTACGGCGCGGCCGACCCCACGATCTCGCCGCTGCAGCACGTGTGGTCGCTCTCCGTGCAGGGCCAGCTCTTCGTGGCCCTCCCGCTGCTGCTCGTGGCACTGGCGTGGCTGACGCGCCGCGCCGGCGGTGGCCCGCACGAGGTGCGCCGCGTCGTCGTCGGGGCCGCAGCAGCTCTCGCCGCGGCCTCGTTCGCGTATGCGCTCGTGTCCGTCACCCGGGACCAGCCCTTCGCCTACTACGACACCGGGGCGCGCGCCTGGGAGTACCTCGCCGGCGCGCTCGTGGCCGCGCTGCTCACCCGCTGGGCGCCGGCCGGCCCGATCCGGTTCGCCGCGGGCTGGCTCGGTCTCGCCGCGGTGCTCGCGGCGGGCTGGGTCGTCGACGGCGGGACGTCGTTTCCCGGGGTCGCGACGCTCGTGCCGGTGCTCGGCGCCGTCGCGCTCGTCGTCGCCGGCGCCGGACCCGGCCGACCGGGCGGCGCGTCCCGGCTCCTCGCGTGGCGCCCCCTCGCCGTCGCCGGGGGGTACGCGTACGAGTTCTACCTCTGGCACTGGGTGGTGCTGGTGTTCGCGCTCGCCGCGTTCGACCGGGACCGGATGGGGTGGCTCGCCGGATCGACGGTGCTCCTCACCTCCGCCGTCCTCGCCTGGCTGACCCGGCGGGTCACGACGTTCGCCCCACGTGCCGTGCGCGCCGTCGCGGCGCGGCACGCCACCGGGCTCACCGCCCCGCGCCCGCTGCTGGCCCGGGCGCCGGCGCTGCTCGCGGGGACGGTGGCGCTCACCCTGGCGGGCACGGGCTGGTTCGTGTATCTGGACCGCGAGCGAGCGGCCTCGGCCGGGCTGGAGTGGGACGCCACGAGCCATCCCGGCGCCCTGGCGCTCGTCGACCCGGCGGTGTGGCCGACGCCTGACGGCGTCCAGCTGCTGCCCGATCTTCTCGACGCCGCGGGCGACCTCCCGGCGACGACGACGGACGGTTGCGTGGTCGGTTGGGACACGGTCGAGCCGGTCGCCTGCGACTACGGCGACCCGGAGTCCGAGCAGACGCTCGTGCTCGTGGGCGGCTCGCACACCGAGAGCTTCTTCCCCGCGTTCGCCGCCGTGGCGCAGGAGCGGGGTCTCCACATCCGGACCTACCTCAAGGTCGGGTGCTACATGAGCGAGGACGAGACGGCACGGCTGCACGACCTCTCGCCGTACGAGGCGTGCTTCACGTGGCGCGAGAACGTCACCCGGATCCTCGAGACCGAGCACGCCGACGACGTCGTCGTGTCGACGTCGACCCGGTTCGTTCCGGACGGTCCGGGCGACGTCGTCCCCGGCGGCTTCGTCGACTGGTTCGAGCGGCTCGGCGACGCCGGTGTCACGGTGCTGGCCCTGCGGGACAACCCGGTGCCGCAGCTCGGGATCCCGACATGCCTCGAGGAGCACGCCGACGCGCCCGAGGCCTGCGCGCAACCCCGCGCGCAGCTGCTCTCGACGCCCGACCCGGTGAGCGAGGCGGGCCTGCCGGCCAACGTGCGGCCGGTCGACCTGTCCGCGGTGTTCTGCACGGAGACGACGTGTCCGGCGGTGCAGGGAAACGTCGTCGTGTACCGCGACGACCAGCACCTGACGGCCACGTACGCCCGCACGATCGCGCCCGCGCTGGACGACGCCCTCGGACCGGCGCTCGGCTGGTGGTGA
- a CDS encoding DUF6752 domain-containing protein, translating into MSRLTSALDARAPSVASALRGVRDRLPRSRTRRDIADLRAQLDELREEIDECRRDSLRIAELTDIVETRLAQPRPEGA; encoded by the coding sequence ATGTCACGGCTCACGTCAGCACTCGACGCCCGCGCCCCGAGCGTCGCCTCCGCCCTGCGCGGGGTGCGGGACAGGTTGCCCCGGTCCCGCACGCGGCGCGACATCGCCGACCTGCGCGCCCAGCTCGACGAGCTGCGCGAGGAGATCGACGAGTGCCGGCGCGACAGCCTCCGGATCGCCGAGCTCACGGACATCGTCGAGACTCGTCTCGCCCAGCCACGCCCAGAGGGAGCCTGA
- the glf gene encoding UDP-galactopyranose mutase: protein MNADLVVVGSGFYGLTIAERCAVEHGIKVLVVDRRPHIGGNAFSERERTTGIEVHRYGAHLFHTSNERVWDYVNRFTAFTSYVHHVYTTYRGEVYPMPINLGTVNQFFRSAYTPDEARALVAEQSTEISGHEVSNLEEKGISLIGRPLYEAFIRGYTAKQWQTDPKDLPAEIISRLPVRYTYDNRYFNDTYEGLPRDGYTAWLERMADHPNIEVRLDTDFFDSSQPINSRDVVGQVPVVYTGPVDRYFEYAEGELSWRTLDFTEEVLDVGDYQGTSVMNYADEDVPYTRIHEFRHFHPERDYPTDRTVIMREYSRFATREDEPYYPVNTPEDRARLLAYRDLAKGEDGVLFGGRLGTYKYLDMHMAIGSALSAFDNKLTPFLRGSQKLVSGGVAD from the coding sequence GTGAATGCGGACCTCGTCGTCGTCGGGTCGGGCTTCTACGGCCTGACGATCGCGGAACGGTGCGCCGTCGAGCACGGCATCAAGGTGCTCGTCGTCGACCGGCGGCCCCACATCGGCGGCAACGCGTTCAGCGAGCGCGAGCGCACCACCGGCATCGAGGTCCACCGGTACGGGGCGCACCTGTTCCACACCTCGAACGAGCGGGTGTGGGACTACGTCAACCGGTTCACCGCGTTCACGAGCTACGTCCACCACGTGTACACGACGTACCGCGGCGAGGTATACCCGATGCCGATCAACCTCGGCACGGTGAACCAGTTCTTCCGCTCCGCCTACACGCCGGACGAGGCGCGCGCGCTCGTCGCTGAGCAGTCCACGGAGATCTCCGGGCACGAGGTGAGCAACCTCGAGGAGAAGGGGATCTCGCTCATCGGGCGGCCGCTCTACGAGGCGTTCATCCGCGGGTACACGGCGAAGCAGTGGCAGACGGACCCGAAGGACCTGCCCGCGGAGATCATCTCCCGCCTGCCGGTCCGGTACACGTACGACAACCGGTACTTCAACGACACGTACGAGGGTCTGCCGCGCGACGGCTACACGGCGTGGCTGGAGCGGATGGCGGACCACCCGAACATCGAGGTCCGCCTCGACACCGACTTCTTCGACTCCTCGCAGCCGATCAACTCCCGCGACGTCGTCGGCCAGGTCCCGGTCGTCTACACGGGCCCGGTGGACCGGTACTTCGAGTACGCGGAGGGTGAGCTGTCCTGGCGGACGCTCGACTTCACCGAGGAGGTCCTCGACGTCGGCGACTACCAGGGGACGTCGGTGATGAACTACGCCGACGAGGACGTGCCGTACACCCGCATCCACGAGTTCCGGCACTTCCACCCGGAGCGCGACTACCCGACGGACCGCACCGTGATCATGCGCGAGTACTCGCGGTTCGCGACGCGTGAGGACGAGCCGTACTACCCCGTGAACACGCCCGAGGACCGCGCGCGGCTGCTCGCCTACCGGGACCTCGCGAAGGGCGAGGACGGCGTGCTGTTCGGCGGGCGCCTCGGCACGTACAAGTACCTCGACATGCACATGGCCATCGGCTCCGCGCTCAGCGCGTTCGACAACAAGCTCACGCCGTTCCTGCGCGGGTCGCAGAAGCTGGTCAGCGGCGGCGTCGCCGACTGA
- a CDS encoding NTP transferase domain-containing protein, translating into MAVNVTILAAGKGTRLGMPDPKPLTKLHDGRSIMQQQIENVRSVFGTKARILVVVGFRFYRVVESFPDVVYLYNDEFDTTNTSKSLLRALGAHPKGGVLWLNGDVVFDPQVLERLRPHIDADESVVAVNTAKVSDEEVKYRVDDDGYISELSKQVVGGLGEAVGINYVASSDRKALRKRLAQVDDQDYFEGGMELAIHQDGARFRPVDISDVFAVEVDFPEDLDRANEGIDSGLLPS; encoded by the coding sequence ATGGCAGTGAACGTCACGATCCTCGCGGCCGGCAAGGGCACCCGCCTCGGGATGCCCGACCCGAAGCCGCTCACGAAGCTGCACGACGGCCGCTCGATCATGCAGCAGCAGATCGAGAACGTCCGGTCCGTGTTCGGCACGAAGGCGCGGATCCTCGTCGTCGTCGGTTTCCGCTTCTACCGCGTGGTCGAGTCGTTCCCCGACGTGGTCTACCTGTACAACGACGAGTTCGACACGACGAACACGTCGAAGAGCCTGCTGCGCGCGCTCGGCGCCCATCCCAAGGGCGGCGTGCTGTGGCTCAACGGGGACGTCGTCTTCGACCCCCAGGTCCTCGAGCGCCTCCGCCCGCACATCGACGCCGACGAGTCGGTGGTCGCCGTCAACACCGCGAAGGTCTCGGACGAAGAGGTCAAGTACCGGGTGGACGACGACGGCTACATCTCCGAGCTGTCGAAGCAGGTCGTCGGCGGCCTGGGCGAGGCCGTAGGCATCAACTACGTCGCGTCCTCGGATCGGAAGGCGCTGCGGAAGCGGCTCGCGCAGGTCGACGACCAGGACTACTTCGAGGGTGGGATGGAGCTCGCGATCCACCAGGACGGCGCTCGGTTCCGCCCTGTCGACATCAGCGACGTCTTCGCCGTGGAGGTCGACTTCCCCGAAGACCTCGACCGCGCGAACGAGGGCATCGACAGCGGGCTCCTGCCGTCCTGA
- a CDS encoding class I SAM-dependent methyltransferase, which translates to MSDVGHLTATSASLTFPERPPTSVPSLDVVVNGHRVWSIDLVSKPARRARRSHRWPEPLVPYLDGTATITVRDSVSGRTLWATDVALGTSLAAIAVVDDHGRHLAVNKWGRLGRSFEGDATGLRVRILDRLDELLEITREIGLRPFVVGGTLLGAVREGTVLSHDDDADLAYLSEHTHPADLALESFGIERELTGRGLEVLRHSAAHLQVTFRTPDGAVDGYVDLFTAFFKDGYINQPFHVRGRMESASMLPFSTVTLEGRSYPAPARPADWLVINYDENWHTPLPGYRLHTPRATVRRFQNWFGTPNFQHEFWEDSYSDGAAHADGPQRAHLLHDLVAPGSQVLDLGTGLGRDAISLAGLGHRVIALDYSAAALRRARDADRAGAVQWRPTNLVDPRQTADLLELVGAAEAPVHALASHLVERMGDLGRANVWRLLRQVVRRGGVVVLVMDTVPAANVSFDDPTTWHLEVPDLQQELGRFGLHLLDVRRLDDDPRDHERGTVSARLVEASKEGDW; encoded by the coding sequence ATGTCGGACGTCGGGCACCTCACCGCGACCTCTGCCTCGCTGACGTTCCCCGAACGGCCACCGACCTCGGTCCCGTCGCTCGACGTCGTCGTCAACGGCCACCGCGTGTGGTCGATCGACCTCGTGTCGAAGCCCGCGCGGCGCGCGCGGCGCAGCCACCGCTGGCCAGAGCCGCTGGTGCCGTACCTCGACGGCACGGCGACCATCACCGTGCGCGACTCGGTGAGCGGACGCACGCTGTGGGCCACCGATGTCGCCCTCGGGACGTCCCTGGCCGCGATCGCCGTCGTCGACGACCACGGCCGCCACCTCGCCGTCAACAAGTGGGGCCGGCTCGGCAGGTCCTTCGAGGGCGACGCGACGGGCCTGCGGGTCCGGATCCTGGACCGCCTGGACGAGCTGCTCGAGATCACCCGCGAGATCGGTCTGCGACCGTTCGTCGTCGGGGGCACCCTCCTCGGCGCCGTGCGCGAGGGGACCGTGCTGAGCCATGACGACGACGCCGACCTCGCCTACCTGAGCGAGCACACCCACCCCGCCGACCTGGCGCTGGAGAGCTTCGGGATCGAGCGCGAGCTGACCGGGCGCGGGCTCGAGGTGCTCCGGCACAGCGCCGCCCATCTGCAGGTGACGTTCCGCACGCCCGACGGCGCCGTCGACGGCTACGTCGACCTGTTCACCGCGTTCTTCAAGGACGGGTACATCAACCAGCCGTTCCACGTCCGCGGGCGCATGGAGAGCGCCAGCATGCTGCCGTTCTCGACGGTCACGCTCGAGGGGCGCAGCTACCCGGCGCCCGCTCGGCCCGCCGACTGGCTCGTCATCAACTACGACGAGAACTGGCACACCCCGCTCCCCGGCTACCGGTTGCACACCCCCCGCGCGACGGTGCGCCGCTTCCAGAACTGGTTCGGCACGCCCAACTTCCAGCACGAGTTCTGGGAGGACTCCTACTCCGACGGCGCTGCGCACGCGGACGGCCCGCAGCGTGCCCACCTCCTGCACGATCTCGTGGCGCCCGGGTCGCAGGTGCTCGACCTCGGGACCGGGCTGGGCCGCGACGCGATCAGCCTGGCCGGGCTCGGGCACCGCGTCATCGCCCTCGACTACTCGGCCGCGGCGCTGCGGCGGGCGCGGGACGCCGACCGCGCCGGCGCCGTCCAGTGGCGGCCGACGAACCTGGTGGACCCACGGCAGACCGCGGACCTGCTCGAGCTCGTCGGCGCCGCCGAGGCTCCCGTCCACGCGCTCGCCTCCCACCTGGTCGAACGGATGGGCGACCTCGGCAGGGCGAACGTCTGGCGCCTCCTGCGCCAGGTCGTCCGGCGCGGCGGCGTCGTCGTGCTCGTCATGGACACCGTGCCCGCCGCGAACGTGTCGTTCGACGACCCCACGACGTGGCACCTGGAGGTGCCCGACCTGCAGCAGGAGCTCGGCCGGTTCGGACTCCACCTGCTCGACGTCCGACGTCTGGACGACGATCCGCGGGACCATGAGCGCGGCACGGTGTCCGCGCGCCTCGTCGAGGCCAGCAAGGAAGGTGACTGGTGA
- a CDS encoding NAD-dependent epimerase/dehydratase family protein, with product MATVLTADDRLLVLGGSGFIGSHLPRQLARLGIEFDTFDLYPFDPVPGAPLPRRQTIGDVRDLGALTRAMEGCTAVLNLAAAHHDFGIPPATFESVNVGGAHNVVAAMQAHGITNLCFYSSVAVYGSGHDVPPDETTPPAPENDYGRTKLAAEGVYRAWQADGEERRLLTIRPAVVFGPRNFANVYRLIRQIDRRRFVPVGPGRNRKSMAYVTNLVEAILHVWTRPPGDVRTDGFEVYNYADKPDLTSREVVSVVYRSLGRREPGLRLPLAPAVWAAKPFDLVAHLTGRNLPITSDRIRKLSDAETSFGADRIRATGFTPRISLVDGLRRMVGWYRDQGRDAAHVDHLPPEQP from the coding sequence GTGGCGACGGTACTGACGGCCGACGACCGGCTCCTCGTGCTCGGCGGCTCCGGCTTCATCGGGTCGCACCTGCCGCGCCAGCTCGCCCGGCTCGGGATCGAGTTCGACACGTTCGACCTGTACCCCTTCGACCCGGTGCCCGGCGCTCCGCTCCCGCGCCGGCAAACGATCGGCGACGTGCGCGATCTCGGCGCCCTGACCCGGGCGATGGAGGGCTGCACGGCCGTGCTCAACCTGGCCGCCGCCCACCACGACTTCGGCATCCCGCCGGCCACGTTCGAGTCGGTGAACGTCGGCGGGGCGCACAACGTGGTGGCGGCGATGCAGGCGCACGGGATCACGAACCTCTGCTTCTACTCCTCGGTCGCCGTCTACGGCTCCGGGCACGACGTGCCCCCGGACGAGACGACGCCGCCCGCGCCGGAGAACGACTACGGGCGGACGAAGCTGGCCGCCGAGGGCGTCTACCGGGCATGGCAGGCCGACGGCGAGGAGCGCCGGCTGCTGACGATCCGCCCCGCCGTGGTGTTCGGCCCGCGCAACTTCGCGAACGTCTATCGCCTGATCCGGCAGATCGACCGGCGCCGGTTCGTGCCCGTGGGGCCGGGCCGCAACCGCAAGAGCATGGCGTACGTGACGAATCTGGTCGAGGCGATCCTGCATGTCTGGACGCGCCCGCCTGGTGACGTACGGACGGATGGCTTCGAGGTGTACAACTACGCGGACAAGCCCGACCTCACGAGCCGCGAGGTCGTCTCGGTGGTGTACCGATCACTCGGCCGCCGGGAGCCGGGCCTCCGGCTGCCGCTCGCCCCCGCCGTCTGGGCGGCCAAGCCGTTCGATCTGGTCGCGCACCTCACGGGGCGGAACCTGCCCATCACGTCCGACCGGATCCGCAAGCTGTCCGACGCCGAGACCTCCTTCGGCGCCGACCGGATCCGGGCCACCGGGTTCACGCCCCGCATCTCCCTCGTCGACGGCCTGCGCCGGATGGTCGGCTGGTACCGGGACCAGGGACGGGACGCCGCACACGTCGACCACCTCCCGCCGGAGCAGCCGTGA
- a CDS encoding glycosyltransferase, with translation MSAGTPTARARVVAVVVTYNRRDLLRECLDGLAAQTRPLDAVVVIDNASTDGSGDVARAHPIAADVRTLGENLGGAGGFTGGMALALDEHGADWLWLMDDDTIPRPGALEALLDVVDAHPAPLSVLSSAAVWTDGRDHPMNSQRVRPGAGVRELAVAARLGVTPIRTASFVSLLLRAEDVRTHGLPYADYFIWGDDSEYSGRLLRDGWGVRVPASVVEHRTKLFGSWEADPGDRFYYEIRNKLWLYWRTTSFRWWERVLYQGSATLGWLGTIRRSPNKGLLLRHLRHGVLDAVAAPPRPTAEVLAGEPAVADAVRELEDAARGGGEPRVSENARWEADAATRPGPAFSVLLPVYAGDDAAALRRAFDSATREQELPPDEVVLVQDGPVPAALAAQLAELTASDDVAVRLVVLPRNVRLAAALQAGLAQSRHEIVARVDADDVSLPSRFARQVPLVADEGYDVVGSAMREFDADDAAPSVGRVRDVVTEPDEIARAARFRNPLNHPTVVFRRSAVLAVGGYTDLPYMEDYWLWVRMLRAGARVTNVAEPLVLYRTDGVFARRGGIAPLRSDWRFQSAAHRVGFVTAAEAARNLALRTAYRLVPTRLREAGFRLVSR, from the coding sequence GTGAGCGCCGGGACGCCGACCGCTCGTGCCCGGGTGGTCGCCGTCGTCGTCACGTACAACCGCCGTGACCTGCTGCGGGAGTGTCTCGACGGGCTGGCCGCGCAGACGCGGCCGCTGGACGCCGTCGTCGTCATCGACAACGCCTCGACCGACGGCTCCGGCGACGTCGCCCGGGCGCACCCGATCGCCGCCGACGTGCGCACGCTCGGCGAGAACCTGGGCGGCGCCGGCGGGTTCACCGGCGGGATGGCGCTCGCGCTGGACGAGCACGGCGCCGACTGGCTGTGGCTGATGGACGACGACACGATCCCGCGGCCGGGAGCGCTCGAGGCGCTGCTCGACGTCGTCGACGCGCATCCGGCGCCGCTGTCGGTGCTCTCGAGCGCCGCCGTGTGGACGGACGGGCGCGACCACCCGATGAACTCGCAGCGCGTCCGGCCGGGGGCGGGCGTGCGCGAGCTCGCCGTCGCCGCACGGCTCGGCGTGACTCCGATCCGGACGGCGTCGTTCGTGTCGCTCCTGCTGCGGGCCGAGGACGTCCGCACGCACGGGCTCCCGTACGCCGACTACTTCATCTGGGGCGACGACTCGGAGTACTCCGGGCGCCTCCTGCGGGACGGGTGGGGCGTGCGGGTGCCGGCGTCCGTCGTCGAGCACCGCACGAAGCTGTTCGGGTCGTGGGAGGCGGACCCGGGCGACCGGTTCTACTACGAGATCCGCAACAAGCTCTGGCTGTACTGGCGCACGACGTCGTTCCGGTGGTGGGAGCGGGTGCTCTACCAGGGTTCCGCCACGCTCGGCTGGCTCGGCACGATCCGGCGCTCGCCCAACAAGGGCCTCCTGCTGCGGCACCTGCGGCACGGCGTGCTCGACGCCGTCGCCGCACCTCCACGCCCGACGGCGGAGGTGCTGGCCGGCGAGCCGGCCGTCGCCGATGCGGTGCGCGAGCTCGAGGACGCGGCCCGCGGCGGGGGAGAGCCGCGGGTGTCGGAGAACGCACGCTGGGAGGCGGATGCTGCGACCCGGCCCGGGCCGGCGTTCTCCGTGCTGCTGCCGGTCTACGCCGGTGACGACGCCGCCGCGCTGCGTCGGGCGTTCGACTCCGCGACGCGTGAGCAGGAGCTGCCGCCCGACGAGGTCGTGCTCGTCCAGGACGGCCCGGTGCCGGCGGCGCTCGCGGCGCAGCTCGCCGAGCTCACGGCCAGCGACGACGTCGCGGTGCGGCTGGTCGTGCTGCCCCGCAACGTCCGCCTCGCCGCGGCCCTCCAGGCCGGTCTCGCGCAGAGCCGTCACGAGATCGTCGCGCGCGTCGACGCCGACGACGTGTCGCTGCCCTCGCGTTTCGCCCGCCAGGTGCCGCTCGTCGCCGACGAGGGCTACGACGTCGTCGGGTCAGCCATGCGGGAGTTCGACGCCGACGACGCCGCCCCGTCCGTGGGTCGGGTGCGCGACGTCGTCACGGAGCCGGACGAGATCGCCCGGGCCGCGCGGTTCCGCAACCCTCTCAACCACCCGACGGTGGTGTTCCGGCGCTCGGCGGTGCTGGCCGTCGGCGGCTACACGGACCTGCCGTACATGGAGGACTACTGGCTCTGGGTGCGGATGCTCAGGGCCGGGGCGCGCGTGACGAACGTCGCGGAGCCGCTGGTGCTGTACCGCACGGACGGCGTGTTCGCGCGGCGCGGCGGGATCGCGCCGCTGCGCTCGGACTGGCGGTTCCAGTCCGCGGCGCACCGGGTGGGCTTCGTCACCGCCGCCGAGGCGGCGCGCAACCTCGCGCTCCGCACCGCGTACCGCCTGGTGCCCACCCGGCTTCGTGAGGCGGGGTTCCGGCTCGTCAGCCGCTGA
- the manA gene encoding mannose-6-phosphate isomerase, class I: MGTTTLHLLRPALQDYAWGSSTAIPDFLGEAPGPGPVAEAWFGAHPSAPAPLTAGGTLEGLIADDPVGTLGADVVARFGERLPFLLKLIAPAAPLSLQVHPSPAQAAAGYAAEEAAGIGLDDPARTYRDEQHKPELVYALTTFEALSGFRAPRRAAEILRGLDAPLATRLAALLGADPTSAGVRAAFTALLTSRDVTPAAVADVARACARRAEGGTSPSVRSDAIVAQLYEANPGDPGVVAALLLNPVTLRPGEAMYVPAGAVHAYLSGFAVEVMASSDNVVRAGLTPKHVDVAELLRIVDCVAAPPIRLAPEHALAHTETYYAPVDDFELTVVRAAGRTSLAVPGAGPRVLLVVDGEADLAAAGTEVAVQRGSAAFVPAVTGDVHVRGEALLLQASVP; the protein is encoded by the coding sequence ATGGGAACGACCACGTTGCACCTGCTCCGGCCGGCGCTCCAGGACTATGCCTGGGGGTCGTCGACGGCGATCCCCGACTTCCTGGGCGAGGCGCCGGGACCGGGCCCGGTGGCCGAGGCATGGTTCGGTGCGCACCCGAGCGCTCCGGCCCCGCTGACCGCCGGCGGGACGCTCGAGGGGCTCATCGCCGACGACCCGGTCGGGACGCTCGGCGCCGACGTCGTGGCGCGGTTCGGCGAGCGTCTCCCGTTCCTGCTCAAGCTCATCGCGCCCGCCGCGCCGCTGTCCCTGCAGGTCCATCCGTCGCCGGCGCAGGCCGCCGCGGGCTACGCCGCCGAGGAGGCCGCCGGGATCGGCCTCGACGATCCCGCGCGCACCTACCGGGACGAGCAGCACAAGCCGGAGCTCGTCTACGCGCTGACCACGTTCGAGGCGCTCTCCGGGTTCCGCGCGCCGCGCCGGGCCGCGGAGATCCTGCGCGGACTGGACGCCCCGCTCGCGACGAGGCTCGCCGCGCTGCTGGGCGCGGACCCGACCTCGGCAGGCGTGCGTGCCGCGTTCACCGCGCTCCTCACGTCGCGCGACGTGACGCCGGCGGCGGTCGCCGACGTCGCCCGGGCGTGTGCGCGGCGGGCGGAGGGCGGGACGAGCCCGTCGGTCCGCTCCGACGCGATCGTCGCCCAGCTCTACGAGGCGAACCCCGGCGACCCAGGCGTCGTCGCCGCGCTCCTGCTGAACCCGGTGACGCTGCGACCGGGCGAGGCGATGTACGTGCCGGCGGGTGCGGTGCACGCGTACCTGTCCGGCTTCGCCGTCGAGGTGATGGCCAGCTCCGACAACGTCGTGCGGGCCGGCCTGACGCCGAAGCACGTCGACGTCGCGGAGCTGCTCCGCATCGTGGACTGCGTCGCGGCGCCGCCGATCCGGCTCGCTCCCGAGCACGCCCTGGCGCACACCGAGACGTACTACGCCCCGGTCGACGACTTCGAGCTCACCGTCGTGCGCGCCGCCGGACGCACGAGCCTCGCGGTGCCGGGTGCCGGACCGCGCGTGCTCCTGGTGGTCGACGGCGAGGCCGACCTGGCCGCGGCCGGCACCGAGGTCGCGGTGCAGCGCGGGAGCGCGGCGTTCGTGCCTGCGGTCACGGGCGACGTGCACGTGCGCGGAGAGGCGCTCCTGCTGCAGGCCTCGGTGCCCTGA